A single genomic interval of Acetobacteraceae bacterium harbors:
- the prfB gene encoding peptide chain release factor 2 (programmed frameshift) produces MSAESDALHEQIKQSVALLRRHLDWDAVQTRLAELNHRSEDPDLWNNAEAAQKLMRERTLLSNQIENVLQIEREAADMVELTSMAEEEGDTDTVAEAVATLKNLAEQAHMRQIESLLSGEADSNDCYLEVNAGAGGTEAQDWSEMMLRMYMRWAEAHGYKVTLIESSEGEQAGIKSATILVSGPNAYGWLKTEAGVHRLVRISPFDSAARRHTSFASVWVYPVVDDTIKIAVNDGDLKVDTFRASGAGGQHVNKTDSAIRITHIPTGIVVACQTDRSQHRNRATAMEMLKARLYEAELQKREAAAAATEAAKTDIGWGHQIRSYVLAPYQLVKDLRTGVEKGNPDAVLDGALDDFMSASLAQRAGATRSAASAAAQ; encoded by the exons ATGTCCGCGGAAAGCGATGCGCTTCATGAGCAGATCAAGCAGTCAGTGGCACTGCTGAGGAGGCATCTT GACTGGGATGCTGTCCAAACCCGCCTCGCAGAATTGAATCACAGGTCGGAAGACCCGGATTTATGGAATAACGCGGAGGCCGCGCAAAAGCTGATGCGGGAGCGCACGCTTCTTTCCAATCAGATTGAAAATGTCCTTCAGATTGAGCGTGAGGCGGCTGATATGGTCGAACTCACCAGTATGGCGGAGGAGGAGGGCGACACTGACACTGTCGCCGAAGCCGTCGCGACCCTGAAAAACCTGGCGGAACAGGCGCATATGCGTCAGATCGAGAGCCTTCTGTCGGGCGAGGCGGACAGTAATGACTGTTACCTCGAAGTCAATGCCGGGGCCGGTGGCACGGAGGCCCAGGACTGGTCAGAGATGATGCTGCGCATGTATATGCGATGGGCCGAGGCGCATGGATATAAAGTGACGTTGATAGAAAGCAGTGAGGGGGAACAGGCCGGAATTAAATCCGCCACCATCCTCGTCTCAGGCCCTAACGCCTATGGATGGTTGAAGACAGAGGCGGGCGTGCATCGTCTGGTGCGTATTTCACCTTTCGACTCTGCGGCGCGACGTCATACATCATTTGCTTCCGTCTGGGTCTATCCCGTCGTCGATGACACGATCAAGATCGCGGTCAATGATGGGGATCTCAAAGTTGATACGTTCCGCGCCTCGGGTGCGGGGGGGCAGCACGTTAATAAGACAGACTCCGCGATACGTATTACCCACATCCCGACCGGCATTGTCGTTGCCTGCCAGACGGATCGCTCCCAGCATCGTAACCGCGCCACGGCGATGGAAATGCTGAAAGCCCGTCTTTATGAGGCGGAATTGCAAAAGCGGGAGGCCGCCGCCGCCGCGACCGAAGCCGCCAAGACGGATATTGGATGGGGTCATCAGATCCGCTCTTATGTTCTGGCACCCTATCAGCTTGTCAAGGATCTGCGGACAGGTGTCGAGAAAGGCAACCCGGATGCGGTTCTTGATGGGGCTTTGGATGACTTCATGTCCGCTTCCCTGGCACAACGGGCGGGCGCCACGCGCTCTGCCGCGAGTGCGGCCGCGCAATAA
- a CDS encoding MotA/TolQ/ExbB proton channel family protein, translating into MTRLFRVSALAAPALALTLAMAPAAALLPQISFAQSTGDVAPSQPASQPDESPAATSAAPANTAPEAEGSAADASAPADAADAAPADPSDVAAPASPEIQVPQATVQDNPYGLKALWAGGDAVARSVLLILVVMSVGTWIIIVLKFIEQAKIFSSSKAAATDFWSQSSLEKGAAALSEDSPFRYVAETGVSAARHHENSMRDAVDLNSWVATSIQRSVDMINSRLQGGLAFLGTVGSTSPFVGLFGTVWGIYHALTAIGIAGQVSIDKVAGPVGEALIMTAIGLATAVPAVLGYNLLVRRNKGAMDRVRNFAADVQAVLLGGYRHGVAEQAESASPTTITSSSRAD; encoded by the coding sequence ATGACGAGATTGTTCCGCGTTTCCGCGCTCGCCGCTCCCGCCCTGGCTCTGACCCTTGCGATGGCGCCAGCTGCGGCGTTGCTGCCCCAGATTTCTTTCGCCCAGTCGACAGGGGATGTGGCGCCGTCCCAGCCCGCTTCACAGCCTGACGAGAGTCCTGCGGCGACATCGGCCGCCCCAGCCAATACCGCGCCGGAGGCTGAAGGGAGCGCGGCGGACGCTTCGGCCCCCGCAGACGCGGCTGACGCAGCGCCCGCCGACCCGAGTGATGTCGCCGCACCGGCTTCTCCCGAAATTCAGGTGCCGCAGGCGACGGTGCAGGATAATCCTTACGGCCTCAAAGCGCTTTGGGCGGGTGGCGACGCGGTGGCGCGTTCGGTCCTTCTGATCCTGGTTGTCATGTCGGTCGGCACATGGATCATCATAGTGCTGAAATTTATCGAGCAAGCTAAGATTTTCTCCTCCTCCAAGGCGGCTGCAACCGATTTCTGGAGTCAGTCTTCCCTTGAAAAAGGTGCGGCTGCGCTGAGTGAAGATTCACCCTTCCGCTATGTTGCGGAGACCGGGGTTTCCGCAGCCCGTCACCATGAAAATTCGATGCGGGATGCTGTTGACCTTAATAGCTGGGTCGCGACCTCCATCCAGCGTTCCGTTGATATGATCAATTCACGCCTTCAGGGTGGGCTTGCTTTCCTCGGCACGGTGGGCTCGACATCACCATTTGTCGGTTTGTTCGGCACCGTATGGGGTATTTATCACGCGCTGACGGCGATCGGCATTGCCGGTCAGGTCTCCATTGATAAGGTCGCTGGCCCTGTTGGTGAAGCGCTGATTATGACCGCGATCGGTCTGGCGACGGCGGTCCCGGCTGTGCTGGGCTACAATCTGCTGGTGCGCCGTAACAAGGGCGCGATGGACCGCGTCCGGAATTTCGCCGCCGATGTGCAGGCGGTGCTGCTGGGCGGTTACCGTCATGGCGTGGCTGAGCAGGCTGAGTCGGCTTCCCCGACCACAATCACATCTTCCAGCCGGGCGGACTGA
- a CDS encoding Fur family transcriptional regulator: MSSRNESIIERLCIDHGLKMTGQRRVIAKVLSEAEDHPDVEELYRRASSLDRRISIATVYRTVRLLEEKGILERRNFGGNRARYEASEPEDHRHYHIIDIDTGHVVEFEDAAHRDMIRDIAQKLGFDLVSHRLELFGRRLPASGRKKQPGEII, encoded by the coding sequence ATGTCATCCAGGAACGAGTCAATCATAGAGCGGCTTTGTATCGATCATGGCCTCAAAATGACGGGTCAGCGTCGCGTCATTGCCAAGGTTCTCTCGGAGGCCGAAGATCACCCCGACGTTGAAGAGCTTTATCGGCGCGCATCGTCTCTCGACCGGCGTATATCCATCGCGACAGTTTACCGCACTGTGCGCCTACTTGAGGAAAAAGGCATCCTTGAGCGGCGGAATTTTGGCGGCAATCGCGCGCGTTATGAGGCGAGTGAGCCCGAAGATCACCGGCATTATCATATCATTGATATCGATACGGGTCATGTTGTCGAATTTGAGGATGCGGCGCATCGAGACATGATACGTGACATCGCCCAGAAACTCGGTTTTGACCTCGTTTCCCACCGCCTTGAATTGTTTGGACGGCGG
- a CDS encoding malonic semialdehyde reductase, with protein sequence MDPAALDQMFRAARTPVSWSSRPVTEDVVRALYELVKWGPTSANCSPARFIFLTSRESRGMIRHALSAPNIERFMDAPLGVVICQDPIFFDHLPELNPEENLRDWFASDVGLAEETAFRNATLQGGYLIMAARALGLAAWPISGFDSDDVEDALMAETGWRANFLMGIGYSGETRPPARAPRLDFHAACRLF encoded by the coding sequence TTGGACCCTGCCGCCCTGGATCAGATGTTCCGCGCTGCGCGCACGCCGGTCAGTTGGTCCTCCCGCCCCGTTACGGAAGATGTGGTGCGTGCGCTCTATGAACTTGTCAAATGGGGACCAACCTCTGCAAATTGTAGCCCGGCACGCTTTATTTTCCTGACCTCGCGTGAAAGTCGGGGAATGATCCGGCACGCCTTATCCGCCCCCAATATTGAACGTTTCATGGATGCGCCGCTCGGTGTCGTTATCTGTCAGGACCCGATTTTTTTTGACCATCTGCCCGAGCTCAATCCTGAAGAAAATTTGAGGGATTGGTTCGCCTCGGATGTGGGTCTGGCAGAGGAAACGGCTTTCAGGAATGCGACGCTGCAGGGCGGCTATCTGATTATGGCAGCCCGCGCGCTTGGCCTCGCCGCCTGGCCAATTTCCGGCTTTGACAGTGACGACGTTGAGGACGCGCTGATGGCGGAGACGGGCTGGCGCGCCAATTTCCTGATGGGAATTGGGTATTCGGGCGAAACCCGGCCCCCCGCACGGGCACCGCGACTTGACTTCCATGCCGCTTGCCGCTTGTTCTGA
- a CDS encoding biopolymer transporter ExbD: MGMNVGSGGEDEGEVVSAINTTPLVDVMLVLLIIFLITIPVATHTVKVALPKAKNQPTHTRPGNVVLAVTSDGRMFWNERQITSRQDLHSRLEKVAVMQPQPQVQIRGDEKARYESVGRIVATCQEAGISRVDFITEQPHS, encoded by the coding sequence ATGGGTATGAATGTCGGTTCAGGCGGTGAAGACGAGGGTGAAGTCGTTTCGGCGATCAACACGACGCCGCTTGTCGACGTCATGCTTGTTTTGTTGATCATCTTCCTCATCACCATTCCGGTCGCTACGCACACAGTCAAGGTCGCGCTTCCCAAGGCGAAGAACCAGCCGACTCATACGCGACCGGGCAATGTCGTGCTGGCCGTCACGTCAGACGGGCGGATGTTCTGGAATGAACGTCAAATCACCAGTCGGCAGGATCTGCATTCCCGATTGGAGAAGGTGGCTGTCATGCAGCCGCAACCGCAGGTGCAGATCCGCGGTGATGAGAAAGCGCGTTATGAGTCAGTCGGGCGGATCGTGGCAACGTGTCAGGAGGCCGGGATCTCCCGCGTTGATTTCATTACGGAGCAACCACATAGTTAG
- a CDS encoding biopolymer transporter ExbD, translating to MSMSVGTESTHEDEGIVDINTTPLIDVMLVLLIMLIITIPLQTHSVALQLPQGNPPPPNAPPHVVTVGIDFDNQLSWNGEPITSEEDLQAHFQAAAAMPDQPEMHIHPDRLASYNTVAHVLADAQRLGVEKLGIVGSDQFMDEGQ from the coding sequence ATGTCCATGAGTGTCGGAACTGAAAGCACGCATGAAGATGAGGGCATCGTGGATATCAACACGACGCCGCTCATCGACGTCATGCTGGTTTTGCTGATCATGCTGATTATCACTATTCCATTACAAACGCACTCCGTTGCGCTGCAATTGCCGCAGGGCAATCCGCCACCCCCCAACGCGCCACCCCATGTGGTGACGGTCGGGATTGATTTTGACAATCAACTGAGCTGGAATGGTGAGCCCATCACCAGTGAGGAAGATCTCCAGGCGCATTTTCAGGCGGCAGCCGCCATGCCCGATCAGCCGGAAATGCATATTCACCCGGATCGCCTCGCAAGTTACAACACTGTCGCGCATGTCCTCGCTGACGCCCAACGTCTTGGCGTCGAGAAACTGGGCATCGTCGGATCGGACCAGTTTATGGATGAGGGCCAGTAA
- a CDS encoding PBP1A family penicillin-binding protein has translation MPSDPDRLTPNRNPRRDVFDPHRLGPRQRTWRRFVAGSGALILAVVIGGAVFVIGKISRMTTGLPSVASLESYLPPTVSRIYASDDRILAELAAERRLYTPFNAIPDRVKKAFIAAEDKNFYAHHGVDLKAILRAEFGNITRPKGRRPVGASTITQQVARNMILNSRAPTLERKEREALLAMRIERVLSKQKILEIYLNGIYLGQGAYGVAAAAQTYFNKPLDELTDAEAAYLASLPKSPSNYDPYKHVDRAVSRRNWVLTRMVETGALSAEDAAAAQRSPLIAKDTKRFGPMPNGEWFASEVRRQLIDDYGETRALEEGLEVHTSLDPRLQDAATHILHEGLMEYDRRRSRWRGPVGHVNLAAFRQNDPELIQKLTPPSGILPQWRLAVMTDARRGMVTWRDQYRPDASKKATVSQILSKDFAWMKSEDLRLGEGDLVMIEPIKNSQFVAIRQIPEVQGALISLDAHTGRVLAMVGGWSFKQSQFNRVTQALRQPGSSFKPFVYLDAMENGIPPSEKFDDAPISLGRWHPMNYEKDNWGPTTLHDALRESRNLVTIRLAAYLGMNSVAKMAQDVGLVDKMPHVLPAALGAVETTVLKEAGAYASLAAGGKRVTPHLIDTVLDRDGSVLYRAADATLETAQQAADPQKTPLGKTDQAGHQNETSDADAQNVSVPHIVSTQPQIASPESAYQVTSMLQDAIRRGTGRRAAADIDREIAGKTGTSQDFRDAWFAGFAPDIVTVVWVGYDTPRSLGWNETGGRVAGPIWNRFMKFALEGRPTLQFRVPDGITLACYDTGRLMAVDGFKADEAPGASIALHGYGAGTEPLNASDTGADIPTSEDDMIPSGETEATAPPAKALPPPSPPSGTETAPTTQSQSDIGLGGLY, from the coding sequence ATGCCGTCGGACCCCGATCGCCTTACGCCGAACCGCAATCCGCGTCGAGACGTCTTTGATCCGCACCGTCTCGGGCCGCGTCAGCGCACATGGCGACGATTTGTCGCCGGGTCGGGTGCGCTCATCCTGGCTGTGGTTATTGGCGGTGCCGTTTTCGTCATTGGCAAGATCTCCCGCATGACGACGGGTCTGCCCAGCGTCGCCAGTCTTGAATCCTATCTTCCACCGACCGTCAGCCGTATTTATGCGTCAGATGACCGTATCCTGGCGGAGTTGGCGGCGGAAAGGCGTCTTTACACGCCTTTCAATGCAATCCCGGACCGCGTCAAAAAAGCCTTTATCGCGGCCGAGGATAAGAATTTTTACGCCCATCACGGCGTTGACCTCAAAGCGATCCTGCGTGCGGAGTTTGGTAACATCACGCGCCCGAAAGGCCGGCGACCTGTCGGCGCTTCAACCATCACGCAGCAGGTTGCGCGAAATATGATCCTGAACAGCCGCGCCCCGACCCTGGAGCGGAAGGAGCGTGAAGCGCTTCTGGCGATGCGGATCGAGCGCGTCCTGTCAAAGCAGAAAATCCTCGAAATCTACCTCAATGGAATTTATCTAGGTCAGGGCGCTTACGGCGTGGCGGCGGCGGCGCAGACTTATTTCAACAAACCGTTGGACGAATTAACGGATGCGGAGGCGGCTTATCTCGCATCCCTGCCCAAATCGCCGTCAAATTATGACCCCTACAAACATGTGGATCGAGCGGTTTCCCGCCGTAACTGGGTGCTGACCCGCATGGTCGAGACCGGCGCCCTCAGCGCTGAAGATGCGGCGGCGGCGCAGAGATCTCCCCTCATTGCCAAAGACACAAAGCGCTTCGGCCCGATGCCGAACGGGGAGTGGTTCGCCAGTGAGGTGCGGCGTCAGCTCATTGATGATTACGGAGAAACGCGTGCTCTGGAGGAGGGGCTTGAAGTGCATACCAGCCTCGACCCCCGCCTTCAGGATGCAGCAACGCACATCCTACATGAAGGGCTGATGGAATATGACCGACGGCGGTCCCGTTGGCGTGGCCCGGTGGGTCATGTCAATCTGGCCGCGTTTCGGCAGAATGACCCTGAACTGATTCAGAAGTTAACGCCCCCCTCAGGCATATTGCCGCAATGGCGCCTGGCTGTGATGACGGATGCCCGGCGGGGTATGGTGACGTGGCGCGATCAATACCGCCCCGACGCGTCAAAAAAAGCGACGGTTTCGCAAATTCTGTCCAAAGATTTCGCATGGATGAAATCCGAAGACCTCCGGCTCGGTGAGGGTGACCTCGTCATGATCGAGCCGATCAAAAACAGCCAATTCGTTGCGATCCGGCAAATCCCGGAAGTGCAGGGCGCGCTGATCAGTCTCGATGCACACACAGGGCGCGTCCTGGCGATGGTGGGGGGGTGGTCCTTCAAACAGTCGCAATTTAACCGCGTCACCCAGGCATTGCGCCAGCCCGGCTCCTCCTTCAAGCCCTTCGTCTATCTTGACGCGATGGAAAATGGCATCCCGCCCTCCGAGAAATTCGATGATGCACCCATTTCCTTGGGGAGATGGCACCCCATGAATTACGAGAAGGATAATTGGGGCCCGACAACATTGCATGATGCTTTGCGTGAAAGCCGCAACCTCGTTACCATCCGCCTCGCTGCCTATCTGGGCATGAATTCCGTCGCGAAAATGGCGCAGGATGTCGGACTTGTGGATAAAATGCCGCACGTCCTGCCCGCCGCGTTGGGCGCGGTTGAAACCACGGTATTGAAGGAAGCCGGGGCTTACGCGTCACTCGCTGCGGGCGGTAAGCGCGTCACCCCGCATCTGATCGATACGGTGTTGGATCGTGACGGCAGCGTGCTTTACCGCGCGGCGGATGCCACGCTTGAAACCGCCCAGCAGGCCGCCGACCCACAAAAAACCCCGCTTGGCAAAACGGACCAAGCAGGGCATCAGAACGAAACCTCTGACGCGGACGCGCAAAATGTGTCCGTGCCGCATATTGTCAGCACGCAGCCGCAGATCGCCAGCCCGGAAAGCGCTTATCAGGTGACGTCCATGCTTCAGGACGCCATCCGGCGTGGGACGGGACGACGCGCCGCTGCAGATATTGACCGTGAAATTGCGGGCAAGACCGGTACATCACAGGATTTCCGTGATGCCTGGTTTGCCGGTTTTGCGCCGGATATCGTGACGGTCGTCTGGGTAGGGTATGATACGCCGCGCTCCCTGGGGTGGAATGAGACAGGTGGGCGCGTTGCCGGGCCGATCTGGAACCGCTTTATGAAATTCGCGCTGGAGGGGCGGCCGACATTGCAATTCCGCGTGCCGGATGGGATCACCCTTGCGTGCTATGATACGGGGCGGTTGATGGCCGTCGACGGTTTCAAAGCCGATGAAGCGCCCGGCGCGTCGATTGCGCTGCATGGTTATGGCGCGGGCACGGAGCCCCTTAACGCGTCCGATACGGGTGCGGACATCCCCACATCTGAGGATGACATGATACCCTCAGGTGAGACCGAGGCGACCGCGCCCCCGGCAAAGGCCTTGCCGCCGCCCTCACCGCCATCCGGCACGGAAACGGCACCGACAACGCAATCTCAGAGTGACATCGGCCTCGGGGGGCTTTATTAA
- a CDS encoding ATP-binding protein, producing the protein MPHVLIVTSMNGAVAIAAVSHDLRTPLARLRLRADFLEDEVALSVEESRIVISVTDHGPGVPEQDLARITETFYRVDHSRSRQTGGAGLGLAIVKREVRRANGRLSFRNVQPSGLEVQVMLPREVSH; encoded by the coding sequence ATGCCCCACGTCCTCATCGTCACATCCATGAATGGGGCGGTCGCGATTGCCGCTGTCTCACATGATCTTCGCACTCCTTTGGCCCGCCTGCGGCTGCGGGCCGATTTTCTGGAAGATGAGGTGGCGTTGAGCGTGGAGGAGAGCCGTATTGTCATATCCGTGACGGATCACGGTCCCGGCGTGCCCGAGCAGGATCTCGCACGCATCACAGAGACTTTTTACCGCGTGGATCACTCCCGATCCCGCCAGACGGGCGGGGCGGGACTGGGGCTTGCGATTGTCAAGCGGGAGGTGAGGCGCGCCAATGGTCGCCTCAGTTTTCGCAACGTTCAACCCTCGGGCCTTGAGGTGCAGGTCATGCTTCCTCGCGAGGTTTCACACTGA
- a CDS encoding MucR family transcriptional regulator, translating to MKSPASDVSLHALTAQIISAYVSNNEIEGEELMALIKSVRLVMMEIARKENEEAKPVPAVHPKKEVFLDFIICMEDGKKLKLLRRHLHTFYKMTPQQYRERWDLPPEYPMVAPNYANHRSQLARRIGLGHRR from the coding sequence ATGAAGAGTCCAGCCTCAGACGTGTCGCTCCATGCCTTGACTGCCCAGATAATCTCCGCATATGTCTCGAATAATGAAATCGAAGGCGAGGAATTGATGGCGCTCATAAAGTCGGTGCGCCTCGTGATGATGGAAATCGCCCGTAAAGAAAATGAAGAGGCCAAACCAGTACCGGCTGTTCATCCCAAAAAAGAAGTCTTTCTAGATTTTATTATTTGCATGGAGGACGGAAAGAAATTGAAATTACTGCGGCGTCACTTGCACACTTTTTATAAAATGACTCCGCAACAATATCGGGAGCGGTGGGATCTTCCGCCTGAATATCCGATGGTGGCGCCAAATTACGCCAATCATCGCTCTCAACTTGCGCGTCGTATCGGTTTGGGCCATCGCCGCTGA
- a CDS encoding NifU family protein yields the protein MFIETENTPNPATLKFRPGCRVTGDGLTADFASAEAAQGRSPLVGALFAIDGVTGVFLGADFISVTKSELSEWAALKPAILTEIASTLTHGTPVLLSKGEEQAYEVAEQDREVVARICELLDTRVRPVVAGDGGDIVFRGYQDGVVRLSMQGACAGCPSSRATLKHGVENMLRHYVPEVKEVEQVEMS from the coding sequence ATGTTTATTGAGACCGAAAATACGCCAAACCCAGCGACGTTGAAATTTCGTCCGGGCTGCCGCGTCACAGGTGACGGGCTGACGGCGGATTTCGCCTCGGCCGAGGCCGCGCAGGGGCGTTCCCCTCTTGTTGGGGCGCTTTTTGCGATTGATGGCGTGACCGGCGTGTTTCTTGGCGCTGATTTCATCTCCGTCACTAAATCTGAGCTGTCAGAATGGGCGGCGCTGAAACCTGCCATTCTGACGGAGATCGCATCTACCCTGACACATGGCACGCCTGTCCTGCTCTCAAAAGGGGAGGAGCAGGCTTACGAAGTTGCCGAGCAGGATCGTGAGGTCGTGGCGCGTATTTGTGAGTTGCTTGACACGCGCGTCCGTCCGGTCGTGGCGGGGGATGGCGGTGACATTGTGTTCCGCGGCTATCAGGATGGTGTGGTGCGACTTTCCATGCAGGGTGCCTGCGCCGGGTGCCCGTCATCCCGTGCGACACTTAAGCATGGCGTTGAGAATATGCTGCGCCATTACGTGCCGGAGGTCAAAGAAGTTGAACAAGTGGAGATGTCGTGA
- the rimI gene encoding ribosomal protein S18-alanine N-acetyltransferase, translated as MGETVDLAAVNVRRNLRMLVINAAPAADAPGGVIAALSEGEVISQSALLGRGASEMMVALLQEVLDAAGWRKKGPDAITVVRGPGSFTGLRASLALAAGLAKAYGCPLHGVSIGACYRAETEMRDVWTATRARRNRIFLERPDGTFWAGAPDSVNIPSGRLIVGDASSWLYDRLATSHLFRSDMDLQPSPGAIAAAAQHVLPMESVTPLYVDPPEAKPPLGRAPTCPDPVMRVWPVDAVGPEAARALSDLHEACFPSGEAWSAPNIRNLLAMPGCCAWVVAIHDGLAGLVIARKALDEAEILTLCVAPDYRRRGVAQSLLERMSESMKRAKVEKIFLEVRADNAAARSLYASEGYNRCGFRANYYSDGGNAIVMCANLSDSI; from the coding sequence ATGGGTGAGACGGTCGACCTGGCAGCGGTCAATGTCAGGCGAAATTTGCGCATGTTGGTGATTAACGCCGCGCCGGCAGCAGATGCGCCGGGTGGCGTTATCGCCGCCTTGTCGGAGGGAGAGGTTATTTCCCAAAGCGCGCTTCTCGGGCGCGGCGCATCGGAGATGATGGTGGCGCTCCTGCAGGAGGTGCTTGACGCGGCGGGATGGCGAAAAAAGGGGCCGGATGCCATCACCGTGGTGCGCGGCCCCGGCTCCTTCACCGGGTTGCGCGCGAGCCTTGCTTTAGCCGCCGGATTGGCCAAAGCTTATGGATGTCCGCTCCATGGCGTTTCTATCGGCGCATGTTACCGCGCGGAGACAGAAATGCGGGACGTCTGGACCGCGACACGCGCACGCCGAAACCGGATTTTTCTGGAAAGACCGGATGGCACTTTCTGGGCGGGTGCGCCCGATTCCGTGAACATACCCTCCGGTCGATTGATCGTCGGCGACGCGTCCTCCTGGTTGTATGATCGCCTGGCAACGTCGCATCTCTTCCGGTCAGACATGGATTTGCAACCATCGCCGGGCGCGATTGCCGCGGCGGCGCAGCATGTGCTCCCCATGGAGAGTGTGACACCGCTTTATGTGGACCCGCCTGAAGCGAAGCCCCCTCTTGGCCGGGCTCCGACCTGCCCCGATCCCGTGATGAGGGTCTGGCCTGTTGACGCGGTCGGCCCGGAAGCCGCCAGGGCACTTTCAGACCTTCATGAAGCGTGTTTTCCGAGTGGGGAAGCGTGGTCAGCCCCGAATATAAGAAATCTGCTGGCTATGCCGGGATGTTGCGCCTGGGTGGTCGCGATCCATGACGGTTTGGCCGGTTTGGTCATTGCGCGGAAAGCGCTGGATGAAGCGGAAATTCTGACACTTTGCGTCGCGCCGGATTATCGACGACGCGGCGTCGCGCAGTCTCTCCTTGAGAGAATGTCCGAGTCGATGAAACGCGCCAAAGTGGAAAAGATTTTCCTCGAAGTGCGTGCCGACAACGCGGCCGCGAGATCGCTCTATGCGTCGGAGGGGTATAATAGGTGCGGCTTCCGGGCAAATTACTATAGTGACGGTGGCAACGCCATCGTAATGTGCGCTAATTTGTCGGATAGTATCTGA
- a CDS encoding energy transducer TonB, whose product MNYVEQQGNRTKYIIVGVIVAVLIHVVAIWALMNGLGSKLVQHFNPPIKTKIIRETSPPSPPPPPPKLTSPPPPYVPPPRIQIQPPPQKQAIKEVTHVKPPTPQPPVAQIDRNARAAGDHSAGASPINGARPEYPDEMREEGREGRVVATCDINPDGRPANCHISHSSGGPAFVEAAEDFLHRVKYAPAVVNGVAVIEHHHVINIDFALDE is encoded by the coding sequence ATGAACTACGTCGAGCAGCAAGGCAATCGTACGAAGTATATCATCGTCGGCGTCATTGTGGCGGTGCTGATCCATGTCGTTGCGATCTGGGCATTGATGAATGGCCTGGGGTCGAAGCTCGTTCAGCACTTTAATCCCCCGATCAAAACTAAGATCATCCGCGAGACGTCGCCCCCATCCCCGCCCCCACCGCCGCCGAAATTGACGTCGCCCCCGCCGCCTTACGTGCCGCCGCCGCGGATTCAGATTCAGCCGCCGCCGCAAAAGCAGGCCATCAAGGAAGTCACACACGTCAAGCCGCCAACGCCCCAGCCACCTGTGGCGCAGATCGACCGTAACGCCCGTGCCGCGGGCGACCATTCCGCCGGTGCAAGCCCGATTAATGGCGCGCGGCCGGAATATCCAGATGAAATGCGTGAGGAAGGGCGGGAAGGGCGTGTCGTGGCGACCTGTGACATCAACCCGGACGGGCGGCCGGCCAATTGCCACATATCTCATAGTTCTGGCGGCCCTGCCTTTGTTGAAGCGGCCGAAGATTTTCTCCATCGCGTTAAATACGCACCGGCTGTCGTAAATGGCGTGGCTGTGATCGAGCATCACCATGTCATCAATATTGACTTCGCGCTGGATGAGTAG